A region from the Vicia villosa cultivar HV-30 ecotype Madison, WI linkage group LG3, Vvil1.0, whole genome shotgun sequence genome encodes:
- the LOC131660907 gene encoding proline--tRNA ligase, chloroplastic/mitochondrial, whose translation MVSLKLSSFTHLFSSPSTTAISRRSPFILPRRYFRHSVIATSAKTTAAETKDKLDNSKNRVPDRVITPRSQDFNAWYLDIIAHAELADYGPVRGTMVIRPYGYAIWESIQDYLNVKFKETGHSNMYFPQFIPYSFIEKEASHVEGFSPELALVTIGGGKELEEKLVVRPTSETIVNHMFTQWIHSYRDLPLLINQWANVTRWEMRTKPFVRTLEFLWQEGHTAHATPEEAETEAKQMIDIYTRFSFEEAAIPVIPGRKSKVETFAGACKTYTIEAMMGDKKALQAGTSHNLGQNFSRAFETQFADENGQREYIWQTSWAVSTRFVGGIIMTHGDDAGLMLPPKIAPIQVVIVPIWKKDDEKMAVLNAALSVKEALKSSGVKVKLDDSDQRTPGWKFNFWEMKGVPLRIEIGPRDVSSGSVVISRRDIPGKQGKVFGISMEPSILEAYVKDKLEEIQSSLLERAIAFRDSNIVDVSTYDDLKAAISQGKWARGPWSASDEDELKIKEETGATIRCFPFEQPQGIKRCLMTGDPAEEVAIFAKSY comes from the exons ATGGTGTCTCTCAAACTATCCTCTTTCACCCACCTCTTCTCCTCACCCTCAACAACCGCTATTTCCCGCCGTTCACCATTCATTCTCCCACGCCGCTACTTTCGCCACTCAGTTATCGCCACATCCGCCAAAACCACTGCGGCGGAGACCAAGGACAAACTCGACAACTCCAAGAACCGAGTCCCCGACCGAGTCATCACACCTAGGTCACAGGACTTCAATGCCTGGTATCTCGATATCATTGCCCATGCTGAACTAGCAGATTATGGTCCTGTTCGCGGCACAATGGTCATTCGTCCCTACGGTTACGCCATTTGGGAATCCATTCAG GACTATTTGAATGTCAAGTTCAAGGAAACTGGACACAGTAACATGTATTTTCCACAG TTTATTCCTTACTCGTTTATAGAGAAAGAAGCTAGTCACGTTGAGGGTTTTAGTCCTGAGTTAGCACTAGTGACAATTGGGGGTGGAAAGGAACTTGAAGAGAAGCTCGTG GTCCGACCTACAAGTGAAACCATTGTGAATCACATGTTTACTCAGTGGATTCATAGCTACCGTGATCTTCCTCTCTTGATTAATCAG TGGGCAAATGTCACGAGATGGGAGATGCGCACTAAACCATTTGTGAGaactcttgaatttctttggcaaGAAGGTCATACCGCTCATGCAACTCCAGAAGAGGCAGAAACTGAG GCTAAACAAATGATTGACATCTATACCagattttcttttgaggaagctGCAATACCTGTTATTCCAGGTCGGAAATCTAAAGTGGAAACATTTGCTGGTGCTTGTAAGACCTATACAATTGAGGCAATGATGGGCGACAAAAAAGCGTTGCAAGCAGGAaccagccacaaccttgggcaaaATTTTTCCCGTGCCTTTGAAACACAG TTCGCAGatgaaaatggacaaagggaaTATATTTGGCAGACATCATGGGCAGTCAGTACTCGTTTTGTGGGAGGCATCATCATGACACATGGAGATGATGCTGGACTAATGCTTCCTCCAAAGATTGCACCAATACAG GTGGTAATTGTTCCAATTTGGAAAAAGGATGACGAAAAAATGGCGGTTCTCAATGCAGCATTGTCCGTAAAAGAAGCTCTTAAAAGCTCCGGCGTTAAAGTTAAACTTGATGACTCCGATCAAAGAACCCCTGGATGGAAGTTCAATTTCTGGGAAATGAAG GGAGTTCCTCTTAGAATTGAAATTGGCCCCCGGGATGTGTCTAGTGGAAGTGTGGTCATATCTAGGAGAGATATTCCTGGGAAACAAGGGAAAGTGTTTGGAATCTCTATGGAGCCTTCAATTTTGGAGGCATATGTTAAAGACAAGTTGGAGGAGATACAGTCTTCTCTTTTGGAAAGGGCAATTGCATTTCGAGATAG TAATATTGTAGATGTGAGCACATATGATGATCTTAAAGCTGCAATATCACAAGGCAAATGGGCAAGGGGCCCTTGGTCTGCTAG CGATGAAGACGAGTTAAAAATTAAAGAGGAAACTGGAGCAACTATCAGGTGTTTTCCATTTGAACAGCCACAAGGGATTAAAAGATGCTTGATGACTGGAGATCCTGCCGAAGAAGTGGCCATTTTTGCCAAATCTTACTAA